One part of the Myxococcota bacterium genome encodes these proteins:
- a CDS encoding HIT domain-containing protein codes for MSLDWEARLRGEGCTLCEPRPPVTSEWDFLARLSISSLYLAKNQTYRGQCVLVFDPRHAPRPDDLSREEWAAFSDDLRVTTVGLMRAVRPDHVNVASLGNVAPHLHWHVVPRTQGDPRWGSPIWTTDTTKMSDTRLSPRDRQNLLELLRESVERARR; via the coding sequence ATGAGTCTCGACTGGGAGGCGCGCCTGCGCGGGGAAGGCTGCACGCTGTGCGAGCCGCGGCCGCCGGTGACTTCCGAGTGGGACTTCCTGGCCCGGCTGTCGATCTCTTCTTTGTATCTCGCGAAGAATCAGACCTACCGCGGTCAGTGCGTGCTGGTCTTCGACCCGCGCCACGCGCCGCGCCCCGACGACCTGTCGCGCGAGGAGTGGGCCGCGTTCTCCGACGACCTGCGCGTGACCACGGTGGGACTCATGCGCGCCGTCCGCCCCGACCACGTCAACGTCGCCTCGCTCGGCAACGTGGCCCCGCACCTCCACTGGCACGTCGTCCCGCGCACCCAGGGCGACCCGCGCTGGGGATCGCCCATCTGGACGACCGATACCACCAAGATGAGTGACACACGGCTCTCGCCCCGCGACCGCCAGAACCTGCTGGAGCTCTTGCGCGAGTCCGTCGAGCGGGCGCGCCG